One genomic region from Ralstonia pseudosolanacearum encodes:
- a CDS encoding ABC transporter ATP-binding protein, with amino-acid sequence MLKLASISKRFGGLSVLQDVNIKVPQGTIFGLIGPNGAGKTTVFNLITGLLAPTGGTLTFNGTSLVGRKPHQITQMGIARTFQNIRIFKEMTLLENVVVGMHRHLDYGVPGLLLSLPGYRAAERRARDRALELLSWVKLDHKAGDIADNLSYGDQRKLELARALATEPKLLLLDEPVAGMNTGEKVDLMAEIENIRARGYTIFMIEHDMRFVMGLCERIAVLNFGRIIAEGPPEAIRNNPQVIEAYLGRDDDEGEGGAAAQEVTA; translated from the coding sequence ATGCTCAAGCTCGCATCCATTTCCAAGCGCTTCGGCGGCCTGTCGGTCCTGCAGGACGTCAACATCAAGGTGCCGCAGGGCACCATCTTCGGCCTGATCGGCCCCAACGGCGCCGGCAAGACGACGGTGTTCAACCTGATCACCGGCCTGCTGGCGCCGACCGGCGGCACGCTGACCTTCAACGGCACCAGCCTGGTCGGCCGCAAGCCGCACCAGATCACGCAGATGGGCATCGCCCGCACGTTCCAGAACATCCGCATCTTCAAGGAGATGACGCTGCTGGAGAACGTCGTGGTCGGCATGCATCGGCACCTGGACTACGGTGTGCCGGGCCTGCTGCTGTCGCTGCCCGGCTACCGCGCCGCCGAGCGCCGCGCGCGCGATCGCGCGCTGGAGCTGCTGTCGTGGGTCAAGCTCGACCACAAGGCGGGCGATATCGCCGACAACCTCTCCTACGGCGACCAGCGCAAGCTCGAGCTCGCGCGGGCGCTGGCCACCGAGCCGAAGCTGCTGCTGCTCGACGAGCCCGTCGCCGGCATGAACACCGGCGAGAAGGTCGATCTGATGGCCGAGATCGAGAACATTCGGGCGCGCGGCTACACCATCTTCATGATCGAGCACGACATGCGCTTCGTGATGGGCCTGTGCGAGCGGATCGCCGTGCTGAACTTCGGCCGCATCATCGCCGAAGGGCCGCCCGAGGCGATCCGCAACAACCCGCAGGTGATCGAGGCCTACCTGGGCCGCGACGACGATGAAGGCGAAGGCGGTGCGGCCGCGCAGGAGGTGACGGCATGA
- a CDS encoding branched-chain amino acid ABC transporter permease, translating to MLEQQLVNALSLGCVYALFALGFTLVFGILGVINLSHGAVFMLGAYASLQAVAHFELPLWAALLVGFAASGVAGLIIDVLLLRPLRRRNAPHLIPMIATIGAGIAINNAMQGVFGAENLRFPAGLVSDASLDLGGVHLTPLELGIIVLSFALMAALMLLLKRTQLGRALRAIAESPKAAALLGINVEGLLLLTSFAAAALGGLAGVLIGLYSNAVFPLMGQPMLHKGIAVIILGGLGDIRGAMLGGLFLGFAEVLSVAYIGSTMRDAVAFGLLFLILLVRPQGLFGKVLERKA from the coding sequence ATGCTGGAACAGCAACTCGTCAACGCGCTGTCGCTCGGTTGCGTATATGCGTTGTTCGCGCTGGGATTCACGCTGGTTTTCGGCATCCTGGGCGTGATCAACCTGTCGCACGGCGCAGTGTTCATGCTGGGCGCCTACGCGTCGCTGCAGGCCGTGGCGCATTTCGAACTGCCGCTGTGGGCGGCGCTGCTGGTCGGCTTTGCCGCCAGCGGCGTGGCGGGGCTCATCATCGATGTGCTGCTGCTGCGCCCGCTGCGCCGCCGCAACGCGCCCCACCTGATCCCGATGATCGCCACCATCGGCGCGGGCATCGCCATCAACAACGCCATGCAGGGCGTGTTCGGCGCGGAGAACCTGCGCTTTCCGGCCGGGCTCGTCTCCGATGCGTCGCTCGACCTGGGCGGCGTGCACCTGACGCCGCTGGAGCTGGGCATCATCGTGCTGTCGTTCGCGCTGATGGCGGCGCTGATGCTGCTGCTCAAGCGCACGCAGCTGGGCCGCGCGCTGCGCGCCATCGCGGAGTCGCCCAAGGCGGCGGCGCTGCTGGGTATCAATGTCGAGGGCCTGCTTCTGCTGACGTCGTTCGCGGCGGCGGCGCTGGGCGGGCTGGCCGGCGTGCTGATCGGCCTGTATTCGAACGCGGTGTTTCCGCTGATGGGCCAGCCGATGCTGCACAAGGGCATCGCGGTCATCATCCTGGGCGGCCTGGGCGACATCCGTGGCGCGATGCTGGGCGGGCTGTTCCTCGGGTTTGCCGAGGTGCTGTCGGTGGCCTACATCGGCTCGACCATGCGCGACGCGGTGGCGTTCGGCCTGCTGTTCCTGATCCTGCTGGTGCGGCCGCAAGGGCTGTTCGGCAAGGTGCTCGAGCGCAAGGCCTGA
- a CDS encoding branched-chain amino acid ABC transporter permease — MEWFDNFWSVYSNLVLTLGINALLALSIYLTLSCGLLAMANAAFMGIGAYTSALLTMNAEMPFPVALLGGMLAPAVVAVVIGRPTLRLSGVYLAMATLGFGEVARVLILNTESWTGGALGLNGIPQLTEWWHVALAVALTAFVLARLRRSKVGRAFEAIKEDETAAGLMGINVAGTKLLAFVLGAMIAGLAGALNAHLTFFIGPSEFGFDRGVEILTMAILGGTSGLTGPVLGSVILSLLPELLRAFKDFRLVVNGLILMLIVLFLPKGIWDPARLARWFGMKRGGTMPGASAASNEPH, encoded by the coding sequence ATGGAATGGTTCGATAATTTCTGGTCGGTCTACAGCAACCTGGTGCTCACGCTGGGCATCAATGCGCTGCTGGCGCTGTCCATCTACCTGACGCTGTCGTGCGGCCTGCTGGCGATGGCCAATGCGGCCTTCATGGGCATCGGCGCCTACACCTCCGCACTGCTGACGATGAACGCCGAGATGCCGTTCCCGGTGGCGCTGCTGGGCGGCATGCTGGCACCGGCCGTGGTGGCCGTCGTCATCGGCCGGCCGACGCTGCGGCTGTCGGGCGTGTACCTCGCCATGGCGACGCTGGGCTTCGGTGAAGTGGCGCGCGTGCTGATCCTCAACACCGAATCGTGGACGGGCGGCGCGCTCGGCCTGAACGGCATCCCGCAGCTGACCGAGTGGTGGCACGTGGCGCTGGCCGTGGCGCTGACGGCGTTCGTGCTGGCGCGCCTGCGCCGCTCCAAGGTCGGCCGCGCGTTCGAGGCCATCAAGGAAGACGAGACCGCCGCCGGCCTGATGGGCATCAACGTGGCGGGCACCAAGCTGCTGGCCTTCGTGCTGGGGGCGATGATCGCCGGCCTGGCGGGCGCGCTCAACGCGCATCTCACGTTCTTCATCGGTCCGTCGGAGTTCGGCTTCGACCGCGGCGTGGAGATCCTGACCATGGCGATCCTGGGCGGCACCAGCGGCCTTACCGGGCCGGTGCTGGGCAGCGTGATCCTGTCGCTGCTGCCGGAACTGCTGCGCGCGTTCAAGGATTTCCGCCTGGTGGTCAACGGCCTGATCCTGATGCTGATCGTGCTGTTCCTGCCCAAGGGCATCTGGGACCCGGCGCGCCTCGCGCGCTGGTTCGGCATGAAGCGCGGCGGCACCATGCCGGGCGCGTCCGCCGCCTCCAATGAACCGCACTGA
- a CDS encoding LysR family transcriptional regulator, which yields MQWDDVRHFLALAREGSLSAAARRLGVEHTTVARRADALEQALGVRLFDRLPRGWRLTAEGGALAEQASRMEQEAAGLARIATGAGSLRGTVRVSAPPTLASHVIAPNLAALRRRWPGIDLVLLGEKRNANLMAHEADLAVRLSRPTSAALATRPLGDLGYGLYATPEVLARPEAEWEFIGYDDTLRHMPQQHWLAAYAGTRRMVLRCSDLAAIHRAALTGLGVAALPHFLVSAETGTPLRRLPVSDPALQRPIWLVIHPDVRRSPRVRAVADGLIALFEAQRHGLAGA from the coding sequence TTGCAGTGGGATGACGTCCGCCACTTTCTCGCGCTGGCGCGGGAAGGCAGCCTGTCGGCCGCGGCGCGCCGGCTGGGCGTCGAGCACACCACCGTGGCCCGCCGCGCCGATGCGCTCGAGCAGGCGCTCGGCGTGCGGCTGTTCGACCGCCTGCCGCGCGGCTGGCGCCTGACGGCCGAAGGCGGCGCGCTGGCCGAGCAGGCCAGCCGCATGGAGCAGGAAGCGGCCGGCCTGGCCCGCATCGCTACGGGGGCCGGCAGCTTGCGCGGGACGGTGCGCGTTTCCGCGCCGCCGACCCTGGCCAGCCACGTCATCGCGCCCAACCTGGCGGCGCTGCGGCGCCGGTGGCCCGGCATCGACCTGGTCCTGCTGGGCGAGAAGCGCAACGCCAACCTGATGGCGCACGAGGCCGACCTGGCGGTGCGGCTATCGCGCCCCACGTCGGCGGCGCTGGCGACACGGCCGCTGGGCGATCTCGGCTATGGCCTCTATGCGACGCCCGAGGTACTGGCGCGCCCCGAGGCGGAATGGGAATTCATCGGCTACGACGACACCCTGCGGCACATGCCCCAGCAGCATTGGCTGGCCGCCTACGCCGGCACGCGCCGCATGGTCCTGCGCTGCAGCGACCTGGCGGCGATCCACCGGGCCGCGCTGACGGGGCTGGGCGTGGCGGCCCTTCCGCACTTTCTGGTGTCCGCAGAAACGGGTACGCCCCTGCGTCGGCTGCCGGTCAGCGACCCGGCATTGCAGCGTCCGATCTGGCTGGTGATCCATCCCGATGTCCGGCGCTCGCCGCGCGTGCGGGCGGTGGCCGACGGGCTGATCGCGCTGTTCGAGGCGCAGCGGCATGGGCTGGCGGGTGCCTGA
- a CDS encoding ABC transporter ATP-binding protein, which translates to MTVLLEVKGLEVSYGHIAAVKGIDFALNAGEITSLVGANGAGKSTTLLALSGLIPKSQGAVRGQILFEGADVTQWSAHKRVERGIVQVAEGRATLTTMTVRENLELGAYTRKDRGQIASDLERVFHLFPRLKERIDGMAGNLSGGEQQMLAIGRALMARPRVLLLDEPSMGLAPIIVQEIFRILRTINAEGLTIFLVEQNVRQALKIAQRGYVLETGQIVLADSGQSLLGNPRVLEAYLGG; encoded by the coding sequence ATGACCGTGCTGCTGGAAGTCAAGGGGCTGGAGGTGTCGTACGGGCACATCGCGGCCGTCAAGGGCATCGACTTCGCGCTCAACGCGGGCGAGATCACGTCGCTGGTCGGCGCCAACGGCGCGGGCAAGTCGACCACGCTGCTGGCGCTGTCGGGGCTGATCCCGAAGTCGCAGGGTGCGGTGCGCGGCCAGATCCTGTTCGAGGGGGCGGACGTCACGCAGTGGTCTGCTCACAAGCGTGTGGAGCGCGGCATCGTGCAGGTGGCCGAGGGCCGTGCCACGCTCACCACCATGACGGTGCGCGAGAACCTGGAGCTGGGCGCCTATACGCGCAAAGACCGTGGCCAGATCGCCTCGGATCTGGAGCGCGTGTTCCACTTGTTCCCGCGCCTGAAGGAGCGCATCGACGGCATGGCCGGCAACCTGTCGGGCGGCGAGCAGCAGATGCTCGCCATCGGTCGCGCGCTGATGGCACGGCCGCGCGTGCTGCTGCTCGACGAGCCGTCGATGGGCCTGGCGCCGATCATCGTGCAGGAGATCTTCCGCATCCTGCGCACCATCAACGCCGAAGGGCTGACCATCTTCCTGGTCGAGCAGAACGTGCGGCAGGCGCTGAAGATCGCGCAGCGCGGCTACGTGCTGGAAACCGGCCAGATCGTGCTGGCCGACAGCGGGCAGAGCCTGCTGGGCAATCCGCGCGTGCTGGAAGCGTACCTGGGCGGCTGA